The genomic window gttaagcctcacagcaggcgaggcgataaaaaattaaagttgcggtgaactgtccgttcaccgaattaaaataaacacgagaaatattttaactttataaaatttattctgtgctcttgcacgatccaacttgaactaactcgaacaaagtaatttacctagcagctaagttcttgtgttaaagtaattatgctatgctaaccaattattgtataaaaaatagtttacttaactaaaactagatttgctgttcaatcacaatttctgcaactacaccaatcgttgtcccaattaacttccgcttattctgcgcgtgtgctgcgtcagcgaaacttcaacacgcaacatagcgcggtcacatgctcagcaacgtgagtaaatgggtcaaccgctggatactgctgttataactcctccccctttaaagatctgcgtcccgcagatcgaAGCATGAAAAATGTGAAGTGGATATATCTTTTATAGAGTCGATCTGGTTACTTGGCGTAATGTTGATTCTGACTGGCTTGACTGGTGGCTGTCGTCCAGGTTACGGATTTCATGGGCAGAGTGGCCCTTGAAGATCTTCGTCTTTGTTGCCCATTGCATCGGAATTTGAACTGGTGGAATATCTAGCTTCCTAGTGTACCATTTCCATAGCATGGTGACGATGAGGGCTATTGCGAATATCGAGGCAGCTTCCGTGACTAACGAGAAGTTAGTTTTCCCGTTTACATACCCTAGATATCTAACGTTTTCCATCGTGATATCGTGAACGTACTCCAGATTGATCTTTGTAGTGTGCTTTTTGACGTTTGCTAGTACGGCTGGCAAGGCTTGAGCTGTGATTGCTTCGTTGCTGGAGAGCACTTGGTTGCCAATTTTTATCGTTTCGTTACTTAACTGGATAACGTAGGTGCCATTTATGTTACTAGTATCGTTTTTACTTTCCACTACACCTTGGTAGTTTGAGATAAAAATTGTGTTATCGTTTATCAATTCGATTATCGTTCCATTGCGCCTGatgaattggcagctagcgtcacctcctttcagcaaccgaggtaggcaggtattctcttccaatttgctcaagGACTCTGATTCACATACCGTAGATGAACTGATTGTCAAGCAGTTTTCCTTGAGTCCATACGTTTCTTCTTGGTTGACGAGCATTTTATCGAATGGAAGGTCCAGTTGTTTGCCTTCGTAGATACCGGCGCGAGTAATTAATAGGTTATACTTCTTCTCTGTTACTTTGGGTATTGATAGAACGTATAGGAGCATAGTCCCATTTGTATATATTGATGGTTTTCCGTATTCAATTGCCTCaattatattttggtaaggtAGTGTTTCTATTTCTGACAGGATCTGATTAACTTCGTCCATGTCGAGTAGGTTAGTGTTAATAATTCCACGTTTAGCTAGCTGACATGCCCGTACTACTTCATTGACCTCTTCTCGGACGAGCACGATATTATGAAGGGCGCTCTGCTCGAATTGTTCTGCCTCAGCTTCCTTCATTACTGAATTGGTGTGGCTtacaatttcattaatttttttggaaatttctaaaGTTGCCGTGAATAGATCTTTGTTTACCTTGTATTGGTGATTATTGTTTTCTATGATTTCACCCTGGCTGTGGAGGATATTGTCCCAATCAGTGGCATCGGGTGATCCCGCTAGCCATTTCCACGCAGAGCCTATCCAGTCAATAGATCGGGCGGGTCTGATTCTTTTCGTGTTCCCCGTCAGCTCTTCGAGGCGCTGCAGAGTTTGGTTGATATAGACTTGTGCTAGGAGCTGGTCGTCAGTTCGTTTTAGTAGTTGGTAAGCCAGTTTTTCTATCTTCGATATAATAGTAGCGTACTGCCGGAGGTTGATAGCATGTATAAGTTTGAAGGATCCGCTgatgatccacccatttccgcTCTGGATACTAACGATTGGTGCCTTATAGTGGAAAATGTGGAGGCCGCTGATGGGCGACGCCAACAGTGGGAGTCTGCAATTGGAAAGACCATACCTAACATTATTGGTGTTAGTAGGTTAGTGGTTGTTGGAAGTTATTTATGTTATTGTGAGGTTAGGATATTAGTGGGAgtgaaaaaattgttagaaaagggacgttttttcattctattttct from Eurosta solidaginis isolate ZX-2024a chromosome 3, ASM4086904v1, whole genome shotgun sequence includes these protein-coding regions:
- the LOC137244793 gene encoding uncharacterized protein; the protein is MKEAEAEQFEQSALHNIVLVREEVNEVVRACQLAKRGIINTNLLDMDEVNQILSEIETLPYQNIIEAIEYGKPSIYTNGTMLLYVLSIPKVTEKKYNLLITRAGIYEGKQLDLPFDKMLVNQEETYGLKENCLTISSSTVCESESLSKLEENTCLPRLLKGGDASCQFIRRNGTIIELINDNTIFISNYQGVVESKNDTSNINGTYVIQLSNETIKIGNQVLSSNEAITAQALPAVLANVKKHTTKINLEYVHDITMENVRYLGYVNGKTNFSLVTEAASIFAIALIVTMLWKWYTRKLDIPPVQIPMQWATKTKIFKGHSAHEIRNLDDSHQSSQSESTLRQVTRSTL